A genomic window from Streptomyces mirabilis includes:
- a CDS encoding NB-ARC domain-containing protein produces MAETTERWLARWRTLYAAEAAEGEVGETTDGEVTVEPSRTVNVPRHLPLDVGFLVGREAELKAADEVSRLQAPDNVVLVSGPVGVGKSAFAIRWAHRLINDFPDGQLYVDLRGADGLLTTESALGVLLGGLGLHEDDWPADPWRRVECYRSLIADHRMLVVLDNACDTEQVRPLLATGGRCRTIVTSRNRMSGLVAREGARRLVLDVLSAESACTVLTAIIGEEYVRDARAELEELAELCAYLPLVLRLAAVKFADRPGQGFKNFVSALRDNDRLLSLKLDDDRDSSVRAALESSYWMLDLDARYFFRTLALAEDAEFTLESSAALAGISVAEADRLTGLLESEHFVAGVGRSRFTMDRVLQAFARTMRRATCESRTMLAG; encoded by the coding sequence AGACCACTGAGCGCTGGCTGGCTCGCTGGCGGACGCTCTACGCGGCGGAAGCGGCGGAGGGCGAGGTGGGGGAGACCACGGACGGCGAGGTGACCGTCGAGCCGTCGAGAACCGTGAACGTGCCACGGCATCTCCCGCTCGACGTAGGGTTCCTGGTCGGCCGTGAGGCAGAGCTCAAGGCGGCCGACGAGGTGAGCCGACTGCAGGCGCCTGACAACGTCGTCCTCGTTTCGGGCCCGGTCGGCGTCGGGAAGTCCGCGTTCGCGATCCGGTGGGCGCACCGACTGATCAACGACTTTCCGGACGGCCAGTTGTATGTCGATCTGCGCGGTGCCGACGGCCTGTTGACCACGGAGAGTGCCCTCGGAGTGCTGCTGGGCGGCCTGGGCCTGCACGAGGACGACTGGCCGGCGGATCCGTGGCGGCGAGTGGAGTGCTACCGGTCGCTGATAGCCGATCACCGGATGCTCGTCGTCCTCGACAACGCCTGCGACACCGAACAGGTGCGCCCGTTGCTCGCGACCGGTGGGCGCTGCCGGACCATCGTCACCAGCCGCAACCGGATGTCGGGACTGGTGGCCAGGGAGGGCGCGCGCCGACTGGTCCTCGACGTGCTCAGCGCCGAGTCCGCCTGCACGGTCCTGACCGCCATCATCGGTGAGGAGTACGTGCGTGACGCACGGGCCGAGCTCGAGGAACTGGCCGAGCTGTGTGCGTACCTGCCGCTCGTGCTGCGGCTGGCCGCGGTCAAGTTCGCCGACCGGCCCGGTCAAGGCTTCAAGAACTTTGTCAGCGCGTTGCGTGACAACGACCGGTTGCTCTCGCTGAAACTCGACGACGACCGGGACAGCTCGGTCCGCGCGGCACTGGAGTCCTCCTACTGGATGCTCGACCTCGACGCGAGGTATTTCTTCCGCACGCTCGCGCTCGCCGAGGATGCGGAGTTCACCCTGGAAAGCAGTGCGGCGCTCGCCGGGATCTCGGTCGCCGAGGCCGACCGGTTGACCGGGCTGCTGGAGTCGGAACACTTCGTGGCGGGGGTGGGCAGAAGCCGCTTCACCATGGACCGAGTGCTCCAGGCCTTCGCCCGGACCATGAGGCGCGCGACCTGCGAGAGCCGGACGATGCTGGCGGGGTGA
- a CDS encoding beta-hydroxyacyl-ACP dehydratase, with product MRSGYGQILASLPVRHPMVLVDRITEFNADRSIETAKAVAGSEPCYQAMADDLPPERYAYPRSMILESFGQSAALLWLGSHGGPDAAGGGLPMVGRLRNCRFTGSAFPGDVIRHRVRIDRLVDDNAFMSGESLVGDRVVLTVGSLIAVARPLSVVAGGGAAVSTTAAPPAPRRPGNPRK from the coding sequence GTGAGGTCCGGATACGGGCAGATCCTCGCGTCCCTCCCGGTGCGTCATCCGATGGTGCTGGTGGATCGGATCACGGAGTTCAACGCGGACCGCAGCATCGAAACCGCGAAGGCGGTCGCGGGCAGCGAACCGTGCTACCAGGCCATGGCCGACGATCTCCCGCCCGAGCGGTACGCCTATCCCCGGTCGATGATCCTCGAGTCGTTCGGACAGTCCGCGGCACTGCTCTGGCTCGGCAGCCACGGTGGCCCGGACGCCGCCGGGGGCGGCCTGCCGATGGTCGGCCGGCTCCGGAACTGCCGGTTCACCGGCTCCGCTTTCCCTGGCGACGTGATCCGGCACCGTGTACGCATCGACCGGCTGGTGGACGACAACGCGTTCATGTCCGGCGAGAGCCTCGTCGGCGACCGTGTCGTCCTCACCGTCGGATCGCTGATCGCCGTGGCACGCCCGTTGTCCGTCGTGGCCGGGGGTGGGGCAGCGGTATCCACCACCGCTGCCCCACCCGCCCCACGTCGCCCGGGAAACCCACGGAAGTAA
- a CDS encoding DsrE family protein, whose amino-acid sequence MSPIVERRTWDVLVILTAPPHTTDTLTTVLRLAQAVLDQEHTIRVWACGYNTMLTQSSLGDVKPADLRDPTKSAPTAAALIRGLLTAYKGRFSWIVCTACSAERGARDHIAAVRLRSDARLAATIAAAHRTVYIGGA is encoded by the coding sequence ATGAGTCCGATCGTCGAACGCCGCACCTGGGACGTGCTCGTCATCCTCACCGCGCCGCCCCACACCACCGACACCCTGACCACCGTGCTCCGACTGGCACAGGCCGTACTGGACCAGGAGCACACCATCCGGGTCTGGGCGTGCGGGTACAACACGATGCTGACGCAGAGTTCGCTGGGCGATGTCAAGCCGGCCGACCTGCGGGACCCCACGAAGTCGGCGCCGACGGCCGCCGCACTGATCCGGGGCCTGCTCACCGCGTACAAGGGCCGTTTCAGCTGGATCGTCTGCACGGCGTGCAGCGCGGAACGGGGAGCCCGGGACCACATCGCCGCGGTCCGGCTGCGCTCCGACGCCCGGCTGGCGGCCACGATCGCCGCGGCCCACCGGACCGTCTACATCGGAGGTGCGTAG
- a CDS encoding acyl carrier protein, with translation MSVEATFDVDELREMIADVLEVDGESITQEIDFIRDLGVDSLLAMELAVTLERHYRVKIESHEIADVRTLPDICALLNRKLRKAT, from the coding sequence ATGAGTGTCGAGGCCACCTTCGACGTGGACGAGCTGCGCGAGATGATCGCCGATGTGCTGGAGGTCGACGGGGAGTCGATCACACAGGAGATCGATTTCATCCGCGACCTCGGCGTCGACTCACTCCTGGCCATGGAGCTGGCGGTCACGCTGGAACGCCACTATCGAGTCAAGATCGAATCGCATGAGATAGCGGACGTGCGGACGTTGCCGGACATCTGCGCGCTGCTGAACCGGAAACTGCGGAAGGCGACGTGA
- a CDS encoding 2-hydroxychromene-2-carboxylate isomerase, translating to MARKPPRWYFSLRSPYSWFAYHDLLSRYPDVADTIEWIPFWEPDEQTQELLDADGVRLSIVEMSRAKNFYILQDTRRLAEARGLAVTWPVDRDPNWEVAHLGYLVAEEAGLGREYVALAYRARWQQSRDITDRATIAELAVELGLDPGPVADASDDPAVRRRGADTLIRSHKDGLFGVPFFIHGHDKYFGVDRLRAYVAKARGQEPGEEVELGWLDEAGPLPETIRAGGDAGHAGGCG from the coding sequence ATGGCCAGGAAACCACCCCGCTGGTACTTCTCCCTGCGCAGCCCCTACTCGTGGTTCGCCTACCACGACCTGCTGAGCCGCTACCCCGACGTGGCGGACACGATCGAGTGGATCCCGTTCTGGGAACCGGACGAGCAGACCCAGGAGCTGCTGGACGCGGACGGCGTCCGGCTGTCGATCGTGGAGATGTCGCGGGCGAAGAACTTCTACATCCTCCAGGACACGCGCCGGCTGGCCGAGGCCCGCGGACTCGCCGTCACCTGGCCGGTGGACCGGGACCCCAACTGGGAAGTCGCCCACCTCGGCTATCTGGTGGCGGAGGAGGCCGGGCTGGGCCGGGAGTACGTGGCGCTCGCCTACCGTGCCCGCTGGCAGCAGAGCCGGGACATCACCGACCGTGCCACCATCGCCGAACTCGCGGTCGAACTCGGCCTGGACCCGGGCCCGGTGGCCGACGCCTCGGATGATCCGGCCGTACGGCGCCGGGGCGCGGACACCCTGATCCGCTCGCACAAGGACGGTCTGTTCGGCGTCCCGTTCTTCATCCACGGCCACGACAAGTACTTCGGCGTGGATCGGCTGCGCGCCTACGTCGCGAAGGCCCGGGGCCAGGAGCCGGGCGAGGAGGTCGAACTCGGCTGGCTGGACGAGGCCGGTCCGCTGCCCGAAACGATCCGCGCCGGCGGGGACGCCGGCCACGCGGGCGGCTGCGGCTGA
- the fabG gene encoding 3-oxoacyl-ACP reductase FabG: MSETPSPVALVSGGSRGIGRAIVHRLAHDGYDVAFCYRSSEDSARELEKEVARLGRRAVPTRVDVADADGVRAWVRGTEDELGPIDAVVTSAGVTKDGALALMPDENWHSVLDVNLDGMYNVCRSAIFEMMKSKSGVIVNLSSVAGVHGHARQTNYAAAKAGIIGFTRSLAKEVGPYGIRANVVAPGYIDTDMTAVLSPKVTEDAVGRTALRRMGRAGEVADLVSFLVSPARPTSPGRCWRSTAASRSEPHRKGGHPTWPGNHPAGTSPCAAPTRGSPTTTC, from the coding sequence ATGTCTGAGACACCGTCACCGGTCGCGCTGGTGAGCGGCGGGTCCCGCGGCATCGGCCGTGCGATCGTGCACCGCCTGGCGCACGACGGCTACGACGTCGCGTTCTGCTACCGCAGCAGCGAGGATTCGGCCCGGGAGCTGGAGAAGGAGGTCGCCCGGCTGGGAAGGCGGGCGGTCCCCACCCGCGTCGACGTCGCGGACGCCGACGGCGTGCGGGCGTGGGTCCGCGGCACCGAGGACGAACTCGGCCCCATCGACGCCGTCGTGACCTCCGCAGGCGTGACCAAGGACGGCGCGCTGGCCCTGATGCCGGACGAGAACTGGCACAGCGTCCTCGACGTCAACCTCGATGGCATGTACAACGTCTGCCGTTCCGCGATCTTCGAGATGATGAAGAGCAAGTCCGGGGTGATCGTCAATCTGTCCTCGGTCGCCGGTGTGCACGGACACGCCCGGCAGACCAACTACGCGGCGGCCAAGGCGGGGATCATCGGCTTCACCCGTTCGCTGGCCAAGGAGGTCGGCCCCTACGGGATCCGCGCGAACGTCGTGGCCCCCGGGTACATCGACACCGACATGACCGCCGTCCTCAGTCCGAAGGTCACCGAGGACGCCGTCGGGCGGACGGCACTGCGGCGGATGGGTCGGGCCGGGGAGGTGGCCGACCTGGTGTCGTTCCTCGTCTCCCCCGCGCGGCCTACATCACCGGGACGGTGCTGGAGATCGACGGCGGCATCTCGCTCTGAACCCCACCGGAAAGGAGGCCACCCGACATGGCCAGGAAACCACCCCGCTGGTACTTCTCCCTGCGCAGCCCCTACTCGTGGTTCGCCTACCACGACCTGCTGA